In a genomic window of Candidatus Competibacteraceae bacterium:
- a CDS encoding phasin family protein has protein sequence MSATNPFNPFANVDFSKFDFSKYDMTKMLGDVKIPGFDMEAIMTAQRKNIEALNAANQAAVQGMQAVAQRQAEILSQAMGEVSSVAQQLAGAASNPQEMTTRQAELVRKAFEQALANMRELAEMVSKSNTEAFAIINKRVTESLQELKTLVAAK, from the coding sequence ATGTCCGCGACCAATCCTTTCAACCCCTTCGCCAATGTCGATTTCAGCAAGTTCGATTTCAGCAAATACGATATGACCAAGATGCTCGGCGACGTCAAAATCCCCGGCTTCGACATGGAAGCCATCATGACGGCGCAGCGCAAGAACATCGAAGCGCTCAACGCCGCCAATCAAGCCGCCGTACAGGGTATGCAAGCGGTCGCGCAGCGGCAGGCTGAAATTTTGAGCCAGGCCATGGGCGAAGTGTCGTCCGTCGCGCAACAGCTGGCCGGCGCCGCGAGCAACCCCCAGGAAATGACCACCCGGCAGGCCGAACTGGTCCGTAAGGCGTTCGAACAAGCGCTGGCCAACATGCGCGAACTGGCCGAGATGGTCAGCAAGTCCAACACCGAGGCGTTCGCGATCATCAACAAGCGCGTCACCGAGAGCCTGCAAGAGTTGAAGACGCTGGTCGCGGCCAAGTAA
- a CDS encoding glycoside hydrolase family 3 C-terminal domain-containing protein — translation MKKNEHVSQTPAVSLAAAPAFPKKPALAVAVGLALAAIQPGDGAHAQEGLTPQAENLQRSAKRPEIGARVKPVLTVKRLKFKDSNGNGKLDPYEDWRLSVDGRSNDLLSRMTLEEKAGMMLIDTLNAEVGGKTGTSATTNAADYINTQLMSRFIFRNPVTATPDGKPGAGFSGAQISPLEAATWTNTIQEMREATRLGIPAMFKSNARNHIDPDARAGINEAAGAFTAFPKEAGIAAAALGAQSAKTHKPPTVGDMAAVKQFAEVMGAEWKSIGLRGMYGYMADLSTEPRWYRVHETFTQDADLGANILKTLVQTLQGKKIKDGTSVTKDSAVALTVKHFPGGGPQELGLDPHYAHGKEQVYPGGQFGYHLKPFKAAIDAGVSAIMPYYGIPVNVTHEGVAYDPVGFAFSRQIVTDLLRGQLGFQGYVNSDTGIINDRAWGLENKTVPERVATAINGGTEVLSGFHTNQTIVDLVKAGLVSEARLNEAVKRLLKEQFQLGLFENPYVDATQAAGIIGSAANRATGLDVQRKSIVLLQNQGTAADAKVLPLKAGAKVYIMGDFTKANVEKYGYTVTDGNQRINGARPVASGHDYALISVTALVNRSAAGTYKSDDPATGLNPNHLKPIKAGQPYNQPYGSEDRCVATTAYADSDKTCLDNGLIFGGVFPWEADNLSFTTMAASQSWQIKPSLADIQAVMNEVGPQNTILHVYFRHAFVLDDASGLKNAGAIVAGFGVSDTALLDVLSGKFKPQGRMPFALANNLQAVIDNQPDVPGYPEKDTLYPFGFGLSY, via the coding sequence ATGAAAAAAAATGAGCATGTCTCTCAAACCCCCGCTGTATCTCTTGCAGCCGCACCGGCTTTTCCAAAAAAGCCGGCCTTGGCGGTCGCAGTTGGCCTGGCGCTGGCGGCCATTCAGCCGGGCGATGGCGCCCACGCCCAGGAGGGGTTGACGCCTCAAGCAGAAAACCTCCAACGGTCGGCGAAAAGACCGGAGATCGGTGCCCGCGTCAAGCCTGTTTTAACCGTCAAACGCCTGAAATTCAAGGATTCGAACGGCAACGGCAAGCTCGACCCTTACGAGGACTGGCGCTTGTCGGTCGATGGGCGCAGCAACGACCTGCTGTCGCGGATGACGTTGGAGGAAAAGGCGGGCATGATGCTGATCGACACCCTCAATGCGGAGGTGGGAGGCAAAACCGGGACCAGCGCCACCACCAACGCCGCGGATTACATCAACACCCAGTTGATGTCCCGCTTCATCTTTCGCAATCCGGTGACCGCCACCCCGGACGGCAAGCCGGGCGCCGGCTTTTCCGGAGCCCAAATCTCGCCGCTGGAGGCCGCGACCTGGACCAATACGATTCAAGAAATGCGGGAAGCCACGCGCTTGGGCATCCCCGCCATGTTCAAATCCAACGCCCGCAACCATATCGACCCGGACGCCCGCGCCGGCATCAACGAAGCGGCGGGCGCGTTCACCGCGTTTCCGAAGGAAGCCGGCATCGCCGCCGCCGCGCTGGGCGCGCAATCGGCCAAAACCCACAAACCGCCGACCGTGGGTGACATGGCGGCGGTCAAGCAGTTCGCCGAGGTCATGGGAGCGGAGTGGAAATCCATCGGCCTACGCGGCATGTACGGCTACATGGCCGACCTGTCCACCGAGCCGCGCTGGTACCGGGTGCATGAAACCTTCACCCAGGACGCCGACCTCGGCGCGAACATCCTCAAGACCTTGGTTCAGACCCTGCAAGGCAAGAAGATCAAGGACGGCACTTCGGTGACCAAAGACAGCGCGGTCGCGCTCACCGTCAAGCATTTCCCCGGTGGCGGGCCGCAAGAACTGGGGCTCGACCCGCACTACGCGCACGGCAAGGAGCAGGTTTATCCCGGCGGCCAATTCGGCTATCACCTCAAACCGTTCAAGGCCGCCATCGACGCCGGCGTCTCGGCGATCATGCCCTATTACGGCATACCCGTGAACGTCACCCATGAGGGCGTCGCTTACGATCCGGTCGGCTTCGCTTTCTCGCGGCAAATCGTGACCGACCTGCTGCGCGGCCAGCTCGGATTCCAAGGCTACGTGAACTCGGACACCGGCATCATCAACGACCGCGCCTGGGGCCTGGAAAACAAAACGGTACCGGAACGGGTCGCCACCGCCATCAACGGCGGCACGGAAGTGTTATCCGGCTTCCACACCAATCAGACCATCGTCGATCTGGTCAAGGCGGGCTTGGTCAGCGAGGCTCGGCTCAACGAGGCGGTGAAACGCCTGCTGAAAGAACAGTTTCAACTCGGCCTGTTCGAAAATCCCTACGTCGATGCCACGCAGGCCGCCGGCATCATCGGCAGCGCCGCCAACCGCGCCACCGGCTTGGACGTCCAGCGCAAATCCATCGTTTTGTTGCAAAATCAGGGGACCGCCGCCGACGCCAAGGTATTGCCGCTGAAGGCGGGGGCCAAGGTCTACATCATGGGCGACTTCACCAAGGCCAACGTCGAGAAATACGGCTACACGGTGACCGACGGCAACCAGCGGATCAACGGCGCGCGGCCGGTGGCGTCGGGTCACGATTACGCGCTGATTTCGGTGACGGCCTTGGTCAATCGGAGCGCCGCTGGGACCTACAAGAGCGACGATCCGGCCACGGGCCTCAACCCCAACCACCTCAAACCGATCAAGGCCGGCCAGCCGTACAATCAACCCTACGGCTCCGAGGACCGCTGCGTGGCGACCACCGCCTACGCGGATTCGGATAAAACCTGTTTAGATAATGGTTTGATCTTCGGCGGCGTGTTCCCGTGGGAGGCTGACAACCTGTCGTTTACGACGATGGCGGCTTCTCAGTCCTGGCAAATCAAGCCGTCGCTGGCGGATATTCAGGCGGTCATGAACGAGGTCGGACCGCAAAACACCATCCTGCACGTTTATTTCCGCCACGCCTTCGTGTTGGACGACGCCAGCGGCCTGAAAAACGCGGGTGCCATCGTCGCCGGCTTCGGCGTCAGCGACACCGCGCTTTTGGATGTGTTGAGCGGCAAGTTCAAACCGCAAGGCAGAATGCCGTTCGCCTTGGCCAATAACCTCCAGGCGGTGATCGACAACCAGCCGGATGTTCCGGGCTATCCGGAGAAGGACACGCTGTATCCGTTCGGCTTCGGTCTGAGCTATTGA
- a CDS encoding RNB domain-containing ribonuclease, protein MIPHNSLVLYKGGPARVAAIGEKLEIALEDGRLLRVRPKDVVLLHPGPLADLTKLDAPAGEVEAACELLDGSQTTLAELAELVYGTYTPATAWATWRLVDEGLYFKGSPQAISVRPLAEVSSERAAREAKDAERQAWTGFINRARAGRCAPEDAPYLREIEEVAWGQREQSRVLQALDCDPNPQKAHALLLRLGHWDGGMNPYPRRVGATLTAPAVGLPPLPDEPRLDLTALPAYAIDDEGNLDPDDALSLDGDRLWVHVADAAALISPDSPADLEARARGATLYLPETTVPMVPEAAVNRLGLGLLEVSPALSFGLTLDAEGSVTDVEIAPSWVRVQRLSYGQVEERLDELPFRGFYELAERYQARRRAGGAVFIDLPEVKIEVIGGRVHIKPLARLRSRMMVTEAMLMAGEAVARFARERELPFPYTTQDATDNPERAPSGLAAMHALRRGLRPRQYSGQPGPHGGLGLAVYSQVTSPLRRYLDLVAHQQLRAFLRGGPVLDAQAIIERVGAAEAAAAGVRRAERLSREHWTMVYLQQHPDWRGESVLVEKRQPRGAVLIPSLALETRVKVAEEVSVDSVVPLRSTGVDLPERVARFRAER, encoded by the coding sequence ATGATACCGCACAATAGCTTGGTCCTTTACAAGGGCGGTCCAGCCCGCGTCGCCGCCATCGGCGAGAAATTGGAAATCGCCTTGGAAGATGGCCGGCTATTGCGGGTTCGTCCCAAGGATGTGGTCCTGCTGCATCCGGGCCCGCTGGCGGATCTGACAAAACTGGACGCACCGGCCGGTGAAGTGGAGGCGGCTTGCGAGCTGTTGGATGGCAGTCAGACTACTTTAGCCGAATTGGCGGAACTGGTGTATGGGACCTATACCCCGGCAACCGCCTGGGCAACGTGGCGGTTAGTGGATGAGGGCTTGTATTTCAAGGGTTCACCGCAAGCCATCAGCGTCCGGCCGCTGGCGGAGGTTTCGAGCGAGCGAGCCGCGCGCGAGGCGAAGGATGCGGAACGGCAGGCGTGGACCGGTTTCATCAATCGGGCGCGGGCGGGCCGGTGCGCGCCGGAGGACGCGCCGTATCTGAGAGAAATCGAAGAAGTGGCCTGGGGCCAACGCGAGCAGAGCCGGGTGCTTCAGGCGCTGGATTGCGACCCGAACCCGCAAAAAGCTCACGCCTTGCTCTTACGGTTGGGCCATTGGGATGGCGGAATGAATCCCTATCCGCGCCGGGTCGGCGCGACGCTGACGGCGCCGGCGGTGGGATTGCCGCCTCTGCCCGACGAACCCCGGCTGGATTTGACCGCGCTGCCGGCTTACGCCATCGACGATGAAGGCAACCTCGATCCCGACGACGCGCTCAGCCTGGACGGCGACCGGTTGTGGGTGCATGTGGCCGATGCGGCCGCGTTGATTTCGCCGGATAGCCCGGCTGACCTGGAAGCGCGGGCGCGCGGAGCGACGCTGTATCTACCAGAAACCACCGTGCCAATGGTGCCGGAAGCGGCGGTCAACCGGCTGGGATTGGGGCTGCTGGAAGTCTCGCCAGCCCTGTCGTTCGGTTTGACGTTGGATGCGGAAGGCTCGGTGACCGATGTCGAAATCGCCCCCAGTTGGGTGCGGGTGCAACGCCTGAGCTACGGTCAAGTGGAAGAGCGCTTGGATGAACTGCCATTTCGCGGTTTTTACGAGCTTGCCGAACGCTATCAAGCCCGCCGTCGCGCCGGCGGCGCGGTGTTCATCGATTTGCCGGAAGTCAAGATCGAAGTAATCGGGGGCCGGGTTCACATCAAACCCTTGGCGCGGTTGCGCAGCCGGATGATGGTGACCGAAGCGATGCTGATGGCCGGCGAGGCAGTCGCTCGCTTCGCGCGAGAACGCGAGCTGCCGTTTCCTTACACCACCCAGGACGCCACCGATAACCCCGAACGCGCGCCCTCAGGCTTGGCGGCGATGCACGCGCTGCGGCGCGGCCTGCGCCCGCGTCAGTACAGCGGCCAACCCGGCCCGCACGGCGGCTTGGGCTTGGCGGTTTATTCCCAGGTGACCAGCCCGCTGCGCCGCTATCTGGATTTGGTCGCCCACCAGCAGTTGCGGGCGTTTTTGCGCGGCGGCCCGGTGCTGGACGCCCAAGCCATCATCGAGCGAGTCGGCGCGGCGGAAGCGGCGGCGGCGGGGGTGCGGCGGGCCGAGCGCCTGTCGCGGGAACATTGGACGATGGTCTATCTCCAGCAGCATCCGGATTGGCGCGGCGAGAGCGTGCTGGTCGAGAAGCGGCAGCCGCGCGGCGCGGTGTTGATTCCGTCGCTGGCCTTGGAGACGCGGGTGAAGGTGGCGGAGGAGGTGTCGGTCGATAGCGTGGTGCCGCTGCGCTCGACCGGAGTGGATTTGCCGGAGCGCGTGGCGCGCTTTCGGGCGGAACGCTGA
- a CDS encoding acyl-CoA carboxylase subunit beta, whose amino-acid sequence MHDIINQLEQKRAAARLGGGQRRIDGQHKRGKLSARERIEVLLDPGSFEEWDMFVEHRCNDFGMGDTTIPGDGVVTGYGTVNGRLVFVFSQDFTVFGGSLSEAHAEKMCKIMDHAIKVGAPVIGLNDSGGARIQEGVASLAGYANVFQRNVMASGVIPQISVIMGPCAGGAVYSPAMTDFIFMVKDTSYMFVTGPDVVKTVTHEEVTAEELGGAITHSTKSGVCDRAFENDIEALLMLRRFINFLPPNNKEKPPFRPTPDPADREDYSLDTLIPDNPNKPYDMKELILKVVDDVDFFEIQPENAKNIITGFARMDGWPVGIVANQPIVLAGCLDIKSSIKAARFVRFCDAFNIPIITFVDVPGFMPGTAQEYGGIIKHGAKLLYAFAECTVPKITVITRKAYGGAYDVMSSKHLRGDVNFAWPSSEIAVMGPKGAVEIIFRQDIGDATKIAERTEEYRKKFANPFIAGHRGFIDDVLMPHGTRRRICRSLAMLRDKQLENPWRKHGNIPL is encoded by the coding sequence ATGCATGACATCATCAATCAATTAGAACAAAAACGCGCGGCCGCTCGACTCGGCGGCGGCCAGCGCCGCATCGACGGCCAGCACAAACGCGGCAAGCTCAGCGCGCGCGAGCGCATCGAGGTATTGCTCGACCCAGGCAGCTTCGAAGAATGGGATATGTTCGTCGAGCATCGCTGCAACGATTTCGGCATGGGCGACACGACTATTCCGGGCGACGGCGTCGTCACCGGCTATGGCACTGTCAACGGCCGGTTGGTGTTCGTGTTCAGTCAGGATTTTACCGTGTTCGGCGGCTCCCTCTCGGAAGCGCACGCCGAAAAGATGTGTAAGATCATGGATCACGCCATCAAGGTCGGCGCGCCGGTGATCGGCTTGAACGACTCCGGCGGCGCGCGGATTCAAGAGGGCGTGGCCTCGCTGGCCGGCTACGCCAACGTGTTCCAGCGCAACGTGATGGCGTCTGGCGTGATCCCGCAGATTTCGGTGATCATGGGGCCGTGCGCGGGCGGCGCGGTGTACTCGCCGGCGATGACCGATTTCATCTTCATGGTCAAGGACACTTCTTATATGTTCGTGACCGGTCCTGACGTGGTTAAGACCGTCACTCATGAGGAAGTCACCGCCGAAGAGCTGGGCGGCGCCATCACCCATTCCACCAAGTCAGGCGTCTGCGACCGCGCCTTCGAGAACGACATCGAAGCTTTGCTGATGCTGCGGCGCTTCATCAACTTCCTGCCGCCCAACAACAAGGAAAAACCGCCGTTCCGGCCGACGCCCGATCCCGCCGACCGCGAGGATTACTCGCTGGATACGCTGATTCCCGATAACCCCAACAAGCCCTACGACATGAAGGAGTTGATCCTGAAAGTCGTGGACGACGTGGATTTCTTCGAGATTCAACCAGAAAACGCCAAGAACATCATCACCGGCTTCGCCCGGATGGACGGCTGGCCGGTTGGCATCGTCGCCAACCAGCCGATAGTGCTGGCGGGCTGTCTGGACATCAAATCCTCGATCAAGGCGGCCCGTTTCGTGCGGTTTTGCGATGCCTTCAACATCCCGATCATCACCTTCGTCGACGTGCCCGGTTTCATGCCCGGCACCGCGCAGGAATACGGCGGCATCATCAAACACGGCGCCAAGCTGCTGTACGCCTTCGCCGAATGCACCGTGCCCAAGATCACCGTCATCACCCGCAAAGCCTACGGCGGCGCGTATGACGTGATGAGTTCCAAGCATCTGCGCGGCGACGTCAATTTCGCCTGGCCCTCCTCCGAAATTGCGGTCATGGGTCCCAAGGGCGCGGTGGAGATCATTTTCCGTCAAGATATTGGCGATGCCACTAAGATCGCTGAACGCACCGAGGAATACCGCAAGAAATTCGCCAACCCGTTCATCGCCGGGCATCGCGGTTTCATCGACGACGTGCTCATGCCGCATGGCACCCGCAGGCGCATCTGCCGTTCCTTGGCGATGCTGCGGGACAAGCAGCTCGAAAATCCGTGGCGCAAGCACGGCAACATTCCGCTGTAA
- the phaC gene encoding class I poly(R)-hydroxyalkanoic acid synthase, which produces MAEQSKTELKLPELKMPDPKEMADLFSHIAEKSQVIVKEFLNRQKNDGAFDMQDQMSLGKSFMELTQKMLADPAKLAQAQANLWQNYLELWQKALPAMFGGQPLEAVVREPKGDKRFKHDDWKDNVLFSYIKQSYLMAANWIQDIVADVEGLDDQTKKKVQFYTRQFVDAVSPSNFALTNPEVLRTTIESGGQNLINGLKNMLDDLERGKGKLNIRMTDLNAFELGKNIAITPGKVIFENGMIQLIQYDASTPEVHKKPFLIFPPWINKFYIMDLRPKNSFVKWIVDQGFTVFLMSWINPDEKMADWEFENYLRDGPLAALDAIEKATGESEVNALGYCLGGTLLSITNAYLAAKGTPRISSGSYLTTMIDFSQPGELGVFVDEETIASLEKRMAAKGYMEGSEMASTFSMLRANDLMWSFFINNYLLGKDPFPFDLLYWNSDSTRMPVKMHSFYLRNFYQKNRLKEPGGISLLGTPIDMSQVKVPAYFLSGIEDHISPWASNYMGSLLFSGPVKFVLAGSGHIAGPMNPPSANKYFYWTNPKHPTDSEEWLKEAKQTEGSWWPDWSKWLAKLSGEKVPARVPGTGKLPVIEDAPGSYVKMRLIK; this is translated from the coding sequence ATGGCCGAGCAAAGTAAAACCGAACTTAAATTGCCCGAGCTGAAAATGCCCGATCCGAAAGAGATGGCCGATCTCTTTTCCCACATCGCCGAGAAAAGCCAAGTCATCGTCAAGGAATTTTTGAACCGCCAGAAAAACGATGGCGCTTTTGACATGCAGGATCAGATGAGTTTGGGCAAGTCCTTCATGGAACTGACCCAAAAGATGCTGGCCGACCCCGCCAAACTGGCTCAGGCCCAGGCGAATCTTTGGCAGAACTACTTGGAACTGTGGCAGAAGGCGCTTCCCGCGATGTTCGGCGGCCAGCCGCTGGAGGCGGTGGTGCGCGAGCCCAAGGGCGACAAACGCTTCAAGCACGATGACTGGAAGGATAACGTCCTGTTTTCGTACATCAAGCAGTCCTACCTGATGGCCGCCAACTGGATTCAGGATATCGTGGCCGACGTGGAAGGGTTGGACGATCAGACCAAGAAGAAGGTCCAGTTCTACACCCGGCAATTTGTCGATGCGGTGTCGCCCAGCAATTTTGCCTTGACCAACCCCGAAGTGCTGCGGACCACCATCGAATCCGGCGGCCAGAACCTGATCAACGGGCTGAAGAACATGCTCGACGATCTGGAGCGCGGCAAAGGTAAGCTGAATATTCGGATGACCGACCTCAACGCCTTCGAGCTGGGCAAGAACATCGCCATCACGCCGGGCAAGGTCATCTTCGAAAATGGCATGATCCAGCTGATTCAATACGATGCCAGCACCCCGGAAGTCCACAAGAAACCGTTTCTGATTTTCCCGCCGTGGATCAACAAGTTTTACATCATGGACCTGCGGCCCAAGAACTCATTTGTAAAATGGATCGTCGATCAGGGCTTCACCGTATTCTTGATGTCCTGGATCAACCCCGACGAAAAAATGGCCGATTGGGAGTTCGAAAACTATCTCCGGGATGGACCGCTGGCGGCGCTGGACGCCATCGAGAAGGCGACCGGCGAGTCGGAGGTCAACGCGCTGGGCTACTGTCTGGGCGGCACGCTGCTGTCCATCACCAACGCCTATCTGGCGGCCAAGGGCACGCCGCGCATCAGCTCCGGCAGCTATCTGACCACCATGATCGACTTCTCGCAGCCGGGCGAGCTGGGCGTCTTCGTCGATGAAGAGACCATCGCCTCGCTGGAAAAGCGGATGGCGGCCAAGGGCTACATGGAAGGCTCCGAAATGGCGAGCACCTTCAGCATGTTGCGCGCCAACGATCTGATGTGGTCGTTCTTCATCAACAATTACTTGCTCGGCAAGGACCCGTTCCCCTTCGATCTGCTGTACTGGAACTCGGATTCCACTCGGATGCCGGTGAAGATGCACAGCTTCTACCTGCGCAACTTCTATCAGAAAAATCGCCTGAAAGAGCCGGGTGGCATTTCCCTGTTGGGCACGCCGATCGACATGAGTCAGGTCAAGGTGCCCGCCTACTTCCTGTCGGGCATCGAGGATCATATCTCGCCGTGGGCTTCCAACTACATGGGTAGCCTGCTGTTCAGCGGCCCGGTCAAGTTCGTACTGGCCGGTTCCGGCCATATCGCCGGCCCGATGAACCCGCCTTCGGCCAACAAGTATTTCTACTGGACCAATCCCAAGCACCCGACGGATTCCGAGGAGTGGCTGAAGGAAGCCAAGCAGACCGAGGGTTCCTGGTGGCCGGATTGGAGCAAGTGGCTGGCCAAGCTGTCGGGCGAGAAGGTGCCCGCCCGCGTACCGGGCACGGGCAAATTGCCGGTCATCGAAGACGCGCCGGGTTCCTATGTCAAGATGCGGCTCATCAAGTAA
- a CDS encoding acetyl/propionyl/methylcrotonyl-CoA carboxylase subunit alpha encodes MFKKILIANRGEIACRVIKTARKMGIKTVAVYSEADKDALHVEMADEAVLIGPPPTAQSYLVMERIIQACKDTGAEAVHPGYGFLSERAAFCQALEKEGITFIGPKVRAIEAMGDKITSKILAKEAGVNTVPGYTDIIKDGDHALQIARDIGYPVMLKASAGGGGKGMRVAWNDAECVDGFERATNEARSSFGDDRVFVEKYIEEPRHIEIQVLGDSQGNIVYLGERECSLQRRHQKVIEEAPSPFLDEKTRRAMGEQAVALARAVDYQSAGTVEFIVDAKRNFYFLEMNTRLQVEHPVTEYITGLDLVEQMLRVAAGEPLSFKQEDVRLKGWAIEARVYAEDPFRNFLPSIGRLVKYMPPKESDVVRVDTGIYEGSEVSMYYDPMIAKLVTYGSTRDRAIAHMRDALNQFFIRGVQHNISFLAALMVHTRFMTGRISTNMIAEEYPNGFHATDVPHDDPALLISVAAFIHRSYMDRAAQITGQLLGHERKVKNDWVVLMNGQHHPVHIDPAPGGYDVTYMDEAYQVRSNWEFGYPLFKGTLNGTEICIQVERRDMIYRLFHWGSQADVMVLSPRVADLQALMPEKEPPDLSKFLLSPMPGLLTKVAVQVGQEVKGGEELAVIEAMKMENVLRADQDAKVAKVMAAPGDSLAVDQAIIEFE; translated from the coding sequence ATGTTCAAGAAAATTCTCATCGCCAACCGCGGCGAAATCGCCTGCCGCGTCATCAAAACCGCCCGTAAGATGGGCATCAAAACGGTCGCCGTCTACTCGGAAGCGGACAAGGATGCCTTGCATGTGGAGATGGCGGATGAGGCCGTGCTGATCGGCCCACCGCCTACCGCCCAGAGTTATCTGGTGATGGAGCGCATTATTCAGGCCTGCAAGGACACCGGCGCCGAAGCGGTGCATCCCGGCTACGGCTTCCTGTCGGAACGCGCGGCTTTCTGTCAGGCGCTGGAAAAGGAAGGCATCACCTTCATCGGGCCCAAGGTGCGGGCCATCGAGGCCATGGGCGACAAGATCACCTCCAAGATTCTGGCCAAGGAAGCCGGGGTCAATACCGTGCCGGGCTACACCGACATCATCAAGGACGGCGATCATGCCTTGCAGATCGCTCGCGACATCGGCTATCCGGTGATGCTGAAAGCCAGCGCCGGCGGCGGCGGCAAGGGGATGCGGGTGGCCTGGAACGACGCCGAATGCGTGGACGGCTTCGAGCGCGCCACCAACGAAGCCCGCTCCTCCTTCGGCGACGACCGGGTGTTCGTCGAGAAGTACATCGAAGAGCCGCGCCACATCGAAATCCAGGTGCTAGGCGACAGCCAAGGCAACATCGTCTATCTGGGCGAACGCGAATGTTCGCTGCAACGCCGCCATCAAAAAGTCATCGAGGAAGCGCCCTCCCCGTTCCTGGACGAGAAGACCCGCCGGGCCATGGGCGAACAGGCAGTGGCTCTGGCCCGCGCGGTGGATTACCAGTCCGCCGGCACGGTCGAGTTCATCGTCGACGCCAAGCGCAATTTTTACTTTCTGGAAATGAACACTCGCTTGCAGGTGGAGCACCCGGTCACCGAGTACATCACCGGACTGGATTTGGTGGAACAAATGCTGCGGGTCGCCGCCGGCGAGCCCCTCTCCTTCAAGCAGGAAGACGTCAGGCTGAAAGGCTGGGCCATCGAGGCGCGCGTCTACGCCGAAGACCCGTTCCGCAACTTCCTGCCTTCCATCGGCCGGCTGGTCAAGTACATGCCGCCGAAGGAAAGCGACGTGGTGCGGGTCGATACCGGCATTTACGAAGGCAGCGAAGTGTCGATGTATTACGATCCGATGATCGCCAAGCTGGTCACCTACGGTTCGACCCGCGACCGCGCCATCGCCCACATGCGCGATGCACTCAATCAATTCTTCATTCGCGGCGTCCAGCATAACATCAGCTTCCTGGCGGCCCTGATGGTGCATACCCGGTTCATGACCGGGCGGATCAGCACCAACATGATCGCCGAGGAATACCCCAACGGCTTCCACGCCACCGACGTGCCGCACGACGACCCGGCGCTGCTGATCTCCGTGGCCGCCTTCATCCACCGCAGCTACATGGATCGCGCCGCCCAAATCACCGGCCAGTTGCTCGGCCACGAGCGCAAGGTCAAGAACGATTGGGTGGTGCTGATGAACGGCCAGCACCATCCGGTGCACATCGATCCGGCTCCTGGCGGCTACGATGTGACGTACATGGATGAAGCTTACCAGGTGCGCAGCAACTGGGAGTTCGGCTATCCGCTGTTCAAGGGTACCTTGAACGGCACCGAAATCTGCATCCAGGTGGAACGGCGCGACATGATCTACCGGCTGTTCCACTGGGGATCGCAGGCCGATGTCATGGTGCTGTCGCCGCGCGTCGCCGACCTTCAGGCGCTGATGCCGGAGAAAGAGCCGCCGGATCTCTCCAAGTTCCTGCTGTCGCCGATGCCGGGCCTGCTGACCAAGGTCGCGGTGCAAGTCGGCCAAGAGGTCAAGGGCGGCGAGGAACTGGCGGTGATCGAAGCCATGAAGATGGAAAACGTCTTGCGCGCCGATCAGGATGCCAAGGTCGCCAAGGTCATGGCGGCGCCGGGCGACAGTTTGGCGGTCGATCAGGCCATCATCGAGTTCGAGTGA